GGCCTCCACAAACTCCTGGTCCTTCACGCTCAGGACGGAGGCGCGCACGATTCGTGCGAACGTAGGCATACTGGCTAGGCCGATGGCGATCATCAGGTTGGTCATGCTCGAGCCCATCGCGGCTACAATCATGATGGCCAGCAGCAGAATCGGGATCGACAGGAAAATATCCATGATCCGCATGATGACGTTGTCAACTGTGCCGCCAAAGTAACCGGCGATCGCTCCGAGCGTTCCGCCCGTGATCAATGCAATGCAGACGGCGACAACGCCGACCAGAAGGCTGATTCTGGCGCCGTGCACCAGTCGTGCGAAGATGTCGCGCCCGAACTCATCAGTTCCGGCCCAGTGCTCGGCGCTGGGGCCCTGCAGGCGCTCGACAACATTCTGCTTGATGGCTATGGTATTGTAGTCGGCAATCTGGCTCGCGAAAAGTGCGACAACAATTAAAATGGAAACGATCACAAGACCGACCATCGCCAGCTTGTTGCGCCGCATTCTGCGCCAGATTTCTGTCATCTGGCTGCGCTTGCGCTTTCTGGACTGCTCTTTTTCGGCGGCAGCCGCGGCAGTGGATTCTTTCATGCTCAGCCCTCCTTTCAGCGGTACTGGGATTTGATCCGGGGATCAATATATGCGTACAGAATATCGACGAACAGATTCACAAGACTGAACACGATGGCAAAGGTGATCAGACACCCCAGCACGACGGGCTCGTCTTTTTTATTGATGGAATTGATCATCAGCATGCCGACGCCTGGCAGCGAGAACACGGTTTCATTGACCACCGCGCCGCCCAGCAGCGTGCCGATCTGCAAACCGATGACTGTGATGACGGGAATCAGCGCGTTGCGCAGGGCGTGGTGAAGGATCACCCGTTTTTCGTTTGCGCCCTTCGCGCGCACGGTGCGGATGTAGTCCTGCCGGATCACCTCGAGCATGCTCGAGCGCGTAGTGCGCATAAAGTTCGCTGTCGCGCCCACGCCCAGGGTAACCGCGGGCAGTATGTAACCCTGCCACGAGGTTACGCCTCCACTGGGCAGCCAGCCCAGCTGCAGGGCGAATACCAGAATCAGCATCAGGCCCAGCCAGAAGTTTGGCATCGCTACGCCCGTCAAAGCCAGCAGGGTGCTGATATTATCCAATACGGAATACTGTTTTGTCGCCGAGATAATTCCCAGCGGTATTCCGATCAGCACAGCCACCAGAACACCGGCAAATGCCAGGGTGAAGGTGGTGGGCATGCGGGAAAGAATCTCTGAAAATACAGGCTTGCCGGTGGTGTAGCTGTTGCCCATGTCGCCGTGCAGCATGCCGGCCATATAGTCCACATACTGCTGCAATACCGGTTTGTTCAGCCCTAGCTCCTCCCGAATCTGCATGACGGTTGCTTCGTCCGCTTCCGATCCGGCTACAACACGTGCGGGGTCACCCGGAGTCATTTTTAAAACCATGAAAACCATAAGCGATACACCGATGACAACAGGGATCATCATCAGGATGCGCTTGAAAATATACTTATGCACGGCACTCCCTCACTTTTGTTTTGATCCATATGTGTGTTTTGGCTGATGCGGCTTTTGGCTCCGCAAAATCGCACAGCGCCCGATTTCCAAGCAGGCGCTGCCGGCAAGCAGACTTGCAGCAGCGCCCCACTCGGACTCTTGCTATTTCAACAGGACTTCTCAGGGGGAAAGTCCTTACTCATAGGAAAGCTGATCAAACACATCGTTGCCCAGCGGGTGCGGGGTGTAGCCAGAAAGACCGCTGCGAATGCCAACCAGATTCGGCACGCAGTAGAGCGGAACCCAAACTGCCTTTTCGGTCAGTGTTTTCTGGAGCTCCGCATAAATCTTCAGCCTTGCTTCGGAGTTTGTCTCCGTACGGGCGGCCTCCAGCTTCTGGTCTACTTCGGGGATATTCGTAAACGAACGGTTGCCCGAGGAAGCAGGAACCTTGGAGTTGAACAGCATGTACAGGCTGGTGTCGGGGTCGCCTGTGGTGTTGTTGTAGCTCATGATAAACATTTTGTAGTCGCCGTTGTTGATCTGCTCAAGCATGGCGGTGGATTCTGCCATGCTGATGGTAACGGTGATCCCCACTTCGGCTAGGTTTGCCTGAATCAGCTGGGCCTCGGTGTTGCGGGTATCGCCGGAAACAAGGATGGTGGTTTCAAAGCCTTTTTCGTAGCCGGCCTGTTTAAGCAGTTCCTTGGCTTTTGCCGGATTGTAGTCGTAATGGGTAACATCGTCGGTATAGCCGTTGATTTGCTTGTTCATAACGGAGTCAGTCACCTCACCGTAGCCGGCAGTTGCAACTGTATTGAGGGATTTGCGGTCAATCGCGTAGTTGATCGCCTGACGGACCAGGGAGTTGTCAAAGGGCTTTTCCTTCTGGTTAAAGGAAACATATTCAATCTTGGGGCTCATGCTGTTGACAAGTTTCGCACTGTCTTCCTTGCTGATTCTGGTAGCATCGGAAGCTGCCACATTCAGGTTCAGGTCAACTTCGCCGGTTTCCAGTGCGATGGTGCGGGCGGAACCCTCGCTCATCAGCTTAAAGGTGAGAGAGGTGGGTTTTACCGTGCCGCCGAAATAATCTGCGTTTTTCTCCAAAACAATCTTATCGCCGGAATCCCATTTTACAAACTTGAACGGGCCAGTGCCGACCGGAGAAGCGGAGAACTTATCCCCGGCTGCTTCCGCCGCCTTCTGGCTTACAATGGAATTGGCCGTATGACACAGGTTAGACATCAGCGGGGCATAGGGAATGCTCGTTTTGATGGTAACTGTGTAATCATCGTTCGCAGTAACAGAGGCAATGTTAGCTGTAAAGGACTTTACTTTGGCACTTTTCTGCGCACGTTCAATGCTGTAAACCACATCGCTGGCCTTCATTTCGTCGCCATTGTGGAACTTGACGCCGTGCTTCAGCTGAAAGGTAACGGAGGTATCAGAGGTGGATTTCCAGCTTTCCGCCAGATCGCCCACGATCTCCATTTTGTCGTTCAGTTTTACAAGGCCGTTATACAGCTGACGCATAACATACAGGGAATTGCCGTCCCAGCCGCCCTGAGGATCAAGCGTGACCGCTTCGGCGGCTGTTGCGATGATCAGATCTGTTTTTCCTTTGCTGGATTCCGATGCGGTGGCCGCGCCGGACGCCCCGCTTGCGGTGGAGGAGCTGCCGCAGGCGGTGGTGCCGAGGAGCATCACACAGGTTAAGAGCATGGCTAAAATCCGTTTCATAACATTTCTCCTTTTTCTTTTCTTGCTAATATCATAATTCACCTTAAAAAGCCTACCGATTTCCTTCCCTGCCGAAGGCGGGGAGGAAAATTTCCGCTTTTATGGCAGGTTTTCTAGGCGAATAGACTGTATTGCATGCTGCCGCACAGCGACAGGAAGGATGGGGAAATTGGGAGGCTACTGCATACTGTTCAAAACCTGCTGATCGGTAATCAGACCGATGGCGGTGAGCACCATGGCCTTGACCGCCTTGATCACGTAGATATTCCCCGGCACGCCGCCCGCGGCCTCCCGGAATGCGGCGGTGTGGGTGTTTTCCTTGGCCAGGAACAAATGCCCGTGAATCGCCGGCAGGCGCTGGGTGACGTTGCCCATATCCGTGCTGCCGATTCCGTGGTCGCGGTAGCGCGGGATGACGGTTTCGCCCAGGTGCCCAAATGCGGCCGCCATATGCTTTTCGAGCGTTTTGTTATTTTGCACTGGCTCGTAGGCAAAGGTTTTTTCGGATTCTACCGTTACGCCAAACGCTTTTGCGGCACACTCGGCACAGTTTTCCACAATAGCGATCAGCTCCTGATGATAATTGACGTCGTCGCTGCGTACATTATACTTCAATTCTGCAAAATCCGGTATCACATTAGTCGCTTCTCCGCCATGGGTAATATTGGGAAATACCCGGCTGTAATCGCGGAACTGGCTTCGCCAGGCGTTAACCATGTTCACCGTTTCCATGGCGGCGGCCAGCGCGTTCGCGCCGAGCCACGGGCTGGCGGCACAGTGGGCGCTGCGCCCGTGAAAACGGAAGGTGATCGTCTGCCCGGCCAGAGACCAATCCTCCACCATGGTGGAGTCACAGGGGTGAATCATCATGGCGTAGTCGATGCCGTCGAACATCCCGGCGTCGAGCATCTTAATCTTGCCGCCACCGCCTTCTTCCGCGGGCGTGCCGAGGAAAATGCTATTTGCGGGCAGATCGCACTGGCATACCAGCTCATCGAACACGATGGCCGCCCAAACGCCGGAGGCCGCGATCAGATTGTGGCCGCAGGCGTGCCCGTTCGGCAAGGCGTCGAATTCCGAAATAAACGCAATGTTCAGTGTATCGCTCCGCGGCTTATGCTCCGCCCGGATGGCCGTTTGCAGTTCCCCGGTTCCGCGAACCGATGAAAAGCCATGTGCCTTTATAG
Above is a window of Faecalispora anaeroviscerum DNA encoding:
- a CDS encoding ABC transporter permease, yielding MKESTAAAAAEKEQSRKRKRSQMTEIWRRMRRNKLAMVGLVIVSILIVVALFASQIADYNTIAIKQNVVERLQGPSAEHWAGTDEFGRDIFARLVHGARISLLVGVVAVCIALITGGTLGAIAGYFGGTVDNVIMRIMDIFLSIPILLLAIMIVAAMGSSMTNLMIAIGLASMPTFARIVRASVLSVKDQEFVEAARAIGAKNNHIILRHIMPNCLSPIIVQATLRVATAILSTASLSFISLGIQAPAPEWGAMLASGRAYIRDAPHIVIIPGLLIMITILALNLLGDGLRDALDPKLKR
- the nikB gene encoding nickel ABC transporter permease yields the protein MHKYIFKRILMMIPVVIGVSLMVFMVLKMTPGDPARVVAGSEADEATVMQIREELGLNKPVLQQYVDYMAGMLHGDMGNSYTTGKPVFSEILSRMPTTFTLAFAGVLVAVLIGIPLGIISATKQYSVLDNISTLLALTGVAMPNFWLGLMLILVFALQLGWLPSGGVTSWQGYILPAVTLGVGATANFMRTTRSSMLEVIRQDYIRTVRAKGANEKRVILHHALRNALIPVITVIGLQIGTLLGGAVVNETVFSLPGVGMLMINSINKKDEPVVLGCLITFAIVFSLVNLFVDILYAYIDPRIKSQYR
- a CDS encoding M20 family metallopeptidase, with product MMQEDLIRRAEQRVDELAPEILTISHTIFENPELAFQEFQSARLLEDTIKAHGFSSVRGTGELQTAIRAEHKPRSDTLNIAFISEFDALPNGHACGHNLIAASGVWAAIVFDELVCQCDLPANSIFLGTPAEEGGGGKIKMLDAGMFDGIDYAMMIHPCDSTMVEDWSLAGQTITFRFHGRSAHCAASPWLGANALAAAMETVNMVNAWRSQFRDYSRVFPNITHGGEATNVIPDFAELKYNVRSDDVNYHQELIAIVENCAECAAKAFGVTVESEKTFAYEPVQNNKTLEKHMAAAFGHLGETVIPRYRDHGIGSTDMGNVTQRLPAIHGHLFLAKENTHTAAFREAAGGVPGNIYVIKAVKAMVLTAIGLITDQQVLNSMQ
- a CDS encoding ABC transporter substrate-binding protein → MKRILAMLLTCVMLLGTTACGSSSTASGASGAATASESSKGKTDLIIATAAEAVTLDPQGGWDGNSLYVMRQLYNGLVKLNDKMEIVGDLAESWKSTSDTSVTFQLKHGVKFHNGDEMKASDVVYSIERAQKSAKVKSFTANIASVTANDDYTVTIKTSIPYAPLMSNLCHTANSIVSQKAAEAAGDKFSASPVGTGPFKFVKWDSGDKIVLEKNADYFGGTVKPTSLTFKLMSEGSARTIALETGEVDLNLNVAASDATRISKEDSAKLVNSMSPKIEYVSFNQKEKPFDNSLVRQAINYAIDRKSLNTVATAGYGEVTDSVMNKQINGYTDDVTHYDYNPAKAKELLKQAGYEKGFETTILVSGDTRNTEAQLIQANLAEVGITVTISMAESTAMLEQINNGDYKMFIMSYNNTTGDPDTSLYMLFNSKVPASSGNRSFTNIPEVDQKLEAARTETNSEARLKIYAELQKTLTEKAVWVPLYCVPNLVGIRSGLSGYTPHPLGNDVFDQLSYE